Proteins from one Microbacterium faecale genomic window:
- the pth gene encoding aminoacyl-tRNA hydrolase has protein sequence MSETWLVMGLGNPGPRYERTRHNVGQLVVDDLAVRRDASWRQHKAGARVAEAWARPGGAKLVLAKSNGYMNTSGGPAAALTSFYSIPAERVVVIHDELDLPFDALKLKSGGGHGGHNGIRDIAKALDTPDFVRVRVGIGRPPGRQDAADWVLSEFGAAERRTLGTLVAEAADAAELIVEDGLVAAQQRVHAPR, from the coding sequence CTGGTCATGGGGCTCGGGAACCCCGGCCCGCGATACGAGCGCACCCGCCACAACGTCGGGCAGCTCGTCGTCGACGACCTCGCGGTCAGGCGTGACGCGTCGTGGCGCCAACACAAGGCCGGCGCGCGCGTGGCGGAAGCGTGGGCCCGACCCGGCGGAGCGAAGCTCGTGCTCGCGAAGTCGAACGGGTACATGAACACCTCCGGTGGGCCCGCCGCCGCGCTGACGTCGTTCTACTCGATTCCCGCAGAGCGCGTTGTCGTGATCCATGACGAGCTCGACCTCCCTTTCGACGCGCTCAAGCTGAAGAGCGGCGGCGGCCACGGCGGCCACAACGGGATCCGCGACATCGCCAAGGCCCTCGATACCCCTGACTTCGTCCGCGTCCGCGTCGGCATCGGCCGGCCCCCCGGTCGCCAGGACGCCGCAGACTGGGTCCTGAGTGAGTTCGGCGCGGCCGAGCGGCGCACCCTGGGGACGCTCGTCGCGGAGGCCGCCGATGCCGCGGAGCTCATCGTCGAGGACGGCCTGGTCGCAGCGCAGCAGCGCGTGCACGCTCCGCGCTGA